The Carassius gibelio isolate Cgi1373 ecotype wild population from Czech Republic chromosome B22, carGib1.2-hapl.c, whole genome shotgun sequence genome window below encodes:
- the LOC127987434 gene encoding kininogen translates to MMRDKILMVFALAWLYSSGGHGQTDIKIPCDDKRVENVVNLTLITHNKILTEGGQLALYEILEATKTQNESVEVVFVRFTSRETDCPAGGDKVWYECDYLQQTDKAIINCQAKVQFEEADQKLLLHDCTAEPAASSKVAQCLGCPEKIDLHHKELKEPLIYSLSKANSIVKHNHFFIFRHLTFATKQVVAGFRYKLQFLIEKSNCTRAEFKVVTEECHPMQEKTEVLQCNSTVDVAPWRHERPEVHVECETMVTKSVARFKRPPGWSPIRKLKPLNCPSIPWREFKPVIVSIAPPNTTESSQTEADPAFNDQDLLS, encoded by the exons ATGATGCGAGACAAGATCTTGATGGTTTTTGCGCTAGCTTGGCTGTATTCTTCTGGAGGACATGGACAAACTGACATTAAAATTCCGTGTGATGATAAACGTGTGGAGAATGTTGTGAATTTAACTCTTATCACGCATAATAAGATATTAACTGAAGGTGGTCAACTGGCTCTCTATGAAATCCTGGAGGCTACAAAG ACCCAGAATGAATCGGTGGAAGTGGTGTTTGTACGGTTCACAAGTAGAGAAACAGACTGTCCTGCAGGCGGAGACAAGGTTTGGTATGAATGTGACTACCTGCAACAAACGGATAAG GCAATCATAAACTGTCAAGCGAAAGTCCAGTTTGAAGAAGCAGATCAAAAGTTACTGTTGCATGACTGTACAG CTGAGCCAGCTGCTTCCTCTAAAGTCGCCCAGTGTCTGGGCTGCCCTGAAAAGATCGACCTACATCACAAAGAACTGAAAGAACCACTCATTTATTCTTTGTCGAAAGCCAACAGCATTGTCAAACACAATCATTTCTTTATCTTTAGGCACTTGACATTTGCAACAAAACAG GTGGTGGCTGGATTCAGGTATAAATTGCAGTTTTTGATTGAGAAGAGCAATTGCACCAGGGCAGAATTCAAAGTGGTTACTGAGGAGTGCCACCCAATGCAGGAAAAAACG GAGGTTTTGCAGTGTAACTCTACTGTGGATGTGGCTCCTTGGAGGCACGAGAGGCCAGAAGTGCATGTTGAATGTGAAACAATGGTTACTAAG TCTGTCGCAAGATTTAAACGACCACCAGGCTGGTCTCCTATTAGGAAACTAAAACCGCTCAACTGTCCTTCCATACCCTGGAGAGAGTTCAAGCCAGTCATCGTCAGCATCGCTCCTCCAAACACTACAGAGTCTTCACAGACCGAAGCAGATCCTGCATTCAATGACCAGGATCTGCTAAGCTGA
- the LOC127987435 gene encoding lysosome-associated membrane glycoprotein 3 — MTHASYYAALLLLMPSMHWLGSSLASTPLQLSATADEVPAIINSDPPITYLSQRPVLQPKESSPPKFLYTLKNLQGKACVLADMGVEFVVRENKKKYYFNVNPSYTRVTGFCGGQKSVLSLEFDGGHLEFTFIKEGDLSYVSNVKGLLKPVPPCKNCQNKTYVGVVSHDKLFKAKNGLSFNCKSQTTLILASFLKVKLVPLKIQAFGLANGAFGKEVECWEDYNKRMIPIILGAVAAAICLIAILTFVLVRERRNRGYEQL, encoded by the exons ATGACTCATGCAAGTTACTACGCCGCTTTGCTTCTTCTGATGCCTTCCATGCATTGGCTAG GAAGCTCTCTAGCCTCAACCCCTCTTCAACTTTCAGCTACAGCGGATGAAGTTCCTGCCATCATCAACAGTGATCCTCCCATTACCTATCTGTCCCAGAGACCCGTTCTCCAGCCCAAAGAAAGCTCCCCGCCTAAGTTTCTGTACACCTTGAAGAACCTTCAGGGCAAAGCGTGTGTGCTGGCCGATATGGGAGTGGAGTTTGTGGTGCGAGAGAACAAA AAGAAGTATTATTTCAATGTGAATCCCAGCTATACACGAGTCACAGGATTCTGTGGGGGCCAAAAGTCTGTTTTGTCACTGGAGTTTGATGGCGGACATCTGGAGTTCACTTTCATCAAG GAAGGTGATCTCTCCTATGTGAGCAACGTCAAAGGTCTTCTGAAACCTGTCCCACCTTGTAAAAATTGCCAGA ATAAAACCTATGTAGGAGTTGTAAGTCACGATAAGCTATTCAAAGCAAAAAATGGTCTAAGCTTCAATTGCAAGTCTCAGACAACTCTGATACTGGCAAGCTTCTTGAAAGTCAAACTGGTGCCACTAAAGATTCAAGCCTTTGGTCTGGCTAACGGAGCGTTTGGAAAAG AGGTTGAGTGCTGGGAGGATTACAACAAGCGCATGATCCCCATTATTCTGGGTGCTGTAGCTGCAGCGATTTGCCTCATCGCCATTCTGACGTTTGTGCTCGTCAGAGAACGCCGCAACCGAGGCTACGAACAACTCTGA
- the mccc1 gene encoding methylcrotonoyl-CoA carboxylase subunit alpha, mitochondrial, giving the protein MAAVFLKTQLNRALYRHLLTLIWTRGSIRHASVGRIEKVLIANRGEIACRVMRTAKKMGVRSVAVYSDADRHAMHVAMADEAYHIGPAASQQSYLRMDRILDVAKKSSAQAVHPGYGFLSENTEFAELCKQEGIIFIGPPSSAIRDMGIKSTSKHIMSAAGVPIIEGYHGEDQSDSKLQSEAARIGYPVMIKAVRGGGGKGMRIALSEAEFHEQLESARREARKSFNDDVMLIEKFVENPRHVEVQVFGDQYGDAVYLFERDCSVQRRHQKIIEEAPGPGISPEVRRKLGEAAVRAAKAVNYVGAGTVEFIMDAQHNFYFMEMNTRLQVEHPVSEMITGTDLVEWQLRVAAGEKLPLSQEQIMLHGHSFEARIYAEDPNNNFLPGAGPLLHLSTPQGDQCTRIETGVREGDEVSAHYDPMIAKLVVWGEDRSAALKRLRYCLRQYNIVGLNTNIDFLLSLSGHPEFEAGNVHTSFIPQHYDHLFPAARSPSGALLCQAALGLLLREKQHTEMYRNQTSDMFSPFASSNGRRFNVLQCRNLTLQLGEDKVAVSITYNPDGTYSMETGGQVFHVSGELQREGDVTFLWCSVDGVLSRPKLVILDNTVHIFSMEGSAQVDVPVPKFLAGVSGSSAQGGAVAPMTGTIEKVLVKAGDSVQKGDPLMVMIAMKMEHTIRAPKAGVIKKVFFKEGSQANRHAALVEMEQEEGAGEE; this is encoded by the exons ATGGCTGCGGTGTTTCTGAAAACTCAACTCAACAGAGCTTTATACAGACACCTGCT GACACTGATCTGGACCAGAGGATCCATCAGACATGCTTCTGTGG GCCGGATTGAGAAAGTCCTTATTGCTAACAGAGGAGAGATAGCATGCCGGGTGATGCGGACGGCCAAGAAGATGGGCGTTCGCTCTGTTGCGGTGTACAGCGACGCAGACAGACACGCCATGCATGTGGCCATG GCGGATGAGGCGTATCATATCGGGCCAGCAGCGTCTCAGCAGAGTTACCTGCGCATGGACAGGATCCTGGATGTGGCCAAGAAATCCTCTGCTCAG GCGGTCCATCCTGGATATGGATTCCTGTCGGAAAATACAGAGTTTGCTGAACTGTGCAAACAAGAGGGCATCATCTTCATCGGCCCACCGTCATCTGCCATCCGGGACATGGGAATCAAAAG CACATCTAAACACATCATGTCAGCTGCTGGCGTGCCCATCATTGAGGGTTACCACGGCGAGGACCAATCAGATAGCAAACTTCAAAGCGAGGCCGCAAGGATCGGTTACCCCGTGATGATCAAAGCCGTTCGCGGCGGTGGAGGAAAG GGAATGCGGATCGCACTCTCCGAAGCAGAGTTTCACGAGCAGCTGGAGTCGGCTCGCAGAGAAGCACGCAAGTCCTTCAACGACGACGTGATGCTGATCGAGAAGTTTGTGGAAAACCCCAG ACACGTTGAGGTGCAGGTGTTTGGTGACCAGTACGGCGATGCTGTGTATCTGTTCGAGAGAGACTGTAGTGTACAGAGACGACACCAGAAGATCATCGAGGAGGCTCCAGGG CCGGGCATCAGTCCTGAGGTCAGGAGGAAACTCGGAGAGGCAGCGGTGCGAGCAGCTAAAGCGGTCAACTATGTGGGAGCAG GTACTGTGGAGTTCATCATGGACGCGCAGCACAATTTCTACTTCATGGAGATGAACACGCGTCTGCAGGTGGAGCATCCCGTCTCAGAGATGATCACGGGAACAGACCTGGTGGAGTGGCAACTGCGC GTGGCTGCGGGGGAAAAGCTGCCCCTGTCTCAGGAGCAGATCATGCTGCACGGTCATTCCTTTGAGGCCAGGATATACGCTGAAGACCCCAATAACAACTTCCTTCCCGGAGCGGGGCCGCTGCTACACCTGTCCACGCCGCAGGGGGATCAGTGCACACGCATAGAGACCGGCGTGCGAGAAG GTGATGAAGTGTCTGCTCATTACGATCCAATGATCGCCAAACTGGTGGTTTGGGGAGAAGATCGCTCCGCCGCTCTGAAGAGACTCAGATACTGCCTTCGACAATACAAC ATTGTGGGTCTCAACACCAACATCGACTTCTTACTCAGTCTTTCGGGGCATCCGGAGTTCGAGGCAGGGAACGTCCACACCAGCTTCATCCCGCAGCACTATGATCATCTGTTCCCCGCGGCTCGAAGCCCATCCGGTGCACTGCTCTGTCAGGCCGCCCTGGGTCTGCTGCTCCGCGAAAAACAGCACACAGAGATGTACAGAAACCAAACCAGTG ACATGTTCTCTCCGTTTGCCTCCAGTAACGGGAGACGATTCAATGTCCTGCAGTGCAGGAACCTCACACTTCAGCTCGGGGAAGACA AAGTGGCAGTATCTATTACTTACAATCCAGATGGGACATACAGTATGGAG ACTGGCGGTCAGGTGTTTCATGTATCAGGAGAGCTGCAGAGGGAGGGGGACGTGACCTTCCTGTGGTGCTCCGTCGATGGAGTGCTGTCCCGACCCAAACTAGTCATTCTGGACAACACCGTACACATCTTCTCTATG GAGGGAAGTGCCCAGGTGGACGTACCTGTGCCCAAGTTCCTGGCGGGCGTTAGTGGCTCCAGTGCACAGGGTGGCGCTGTTGCACCCATGACCGGCACCATCGAAAAG GTCTTAGTCAAGGCCGGAGACTCGGTCCAGAAAGGAGATCCTCTGATGGTGATGATCGCCATGAAAATGGAG CACACAATCCGTGCACCGAAAGCAGGAGTCATCAAGAAGGTGTTCTTCAAAGAGGGCTCGCAGGCCAACCGTCACGCAGCTCTGGTGGAGATGGAGCAAGAGGAAGGAGCTGGGGAAGAGTAA